The stretch of DNA ggagaggaagagcatttaaggccatttttttcttcctggggtgttggggggggggatgctcAGTCTCTCCTCTACAGGATGGGAGCTCAGAGGGGTTACATTTGACAGgtgaggggagaagagaaggcaTGCAGTCATTGCACTGGTGTTTTAGAAGTCATTTGTAAATAAAACAtgcaagttcccactgtggctcagccaggaaagaacccaatgtagtgtccgtgaggaggtgggttcgatccctggcctccttcagtgggttaaggatccagcattgctgcaagctacagtgtaggtcatggatgtggcttggattcggtgttgctgggacctaggccagcagctgtggctccagttcaacccctggccccggaAGGAAGGATGGAcgattttaaaagtaaaacatgttgctctacattttaaaaagagagcaggtgttaagaaagaaagattgaaaataagAGCATTCTAAGTTAAAGAGCCTGATGCGCTTCAGCTAAAACACTGCAATTTACCAACAGGGAAAAACAACATTCCTTTCCCACTTGGCTCAATAAGCTTGACGGGCAGGTATAAACACTTCTCTGAGTGTGTTCTCTGAGTGGTGACAACCTGAATGCCCTTTAGCTCCCCAGATCTGAATATCATCTGTGCCAGGATTCATGTGCTTCCCAGTGAGGTTTCAAGGTCTCAGCTAAATTGGGGGATGGAGGTCAGGATTCGCTCCTGTGACTCGGCCATCCTGTGATGGAACCAAAGTGGGGTCCACTCACCCCTGCTCAGAAGAGTCCATCTACTGACACCGGGTTGTGGTGAAGAAAAATGCAGCAGTTTCTGCACAAGGAGGACAGGCGGTTTGTGCTCAAAAGCCTCAAACTCCGGGAAGGTTTGggggagacctttttttttttttttttttttttttgctatttctagggccgcatccgcggcatatggaggttcccaggctaggggtcgaatcggagctgtagccgccggcctacgccagagccacagcaacgcgggatccaagccgcatctgcaacctacaccacagctcatggcaacgccggatcgttaacccactgagcaaggtcagggaccgaacccgcaacctcatggttcctagtcggattcgttaatcactgcgccacgatgggaactccgggagacGTTTTTTATAGGCAGAATTTGGGGCGaggggctgcagggtgtgtgatTGGCTGGTGGGGGGGAACAGGGCGTTGCTCCACGAATCAGGCGCTTAGTGGGAAGTTGCCATCctccgcctgggtgggggcttgAGTTCCAGCAGAAGAACTCAGAAATATTGTCATGTATATTTCCTGAGGAGGAACCAGaaccctgccccaaggctctGAGATTATTTCTTAACTGCCCCCCCCCTTTGTTTCTAcgttccctcccttccctgattagcagctgtgtgcatctgccctttggaactcaggggagGTCAAGGGGGTTGGATGAAGCCTTTTTCCTTCTAGGAAAAAATGGGGAACACTGAAAGGATTTCTACCAGGACCCCACTGAGTCCTGCTCCGTGTCCATCTTATGACAGGCACCATGGCGGACGCTAGAGGTGGAAGGAGAGGGGCTGTCACCTCATCTCTAAGTCACAAGACCAGGAGCCCTGCAATTTCAGATCCCCTAGGACTGGAACTCCCGTAAGCTCCGGCTTTAGAAAAGAGTAGGGCGGGGCTCAGAAGCATCACAAAAGAGCCCGATGGGTGaggttttgttttctatcttgtCACCTCCATCACTTTTCTCATCCAAAGGGCGTATTTGAGAAGGGAGGCTACCGGTGCCCTGTGGAGTGTTCTGGAAGAGTCGGGGGACCCGGCTGTGGCTCTTTGCCAGGAGCAACcagccggggttggggggggcggggagcaccGCAGCCTGTCGGATGACTAGCCGGAAATGGCACGCCTGCCAGAACACATCATTTCAACTTTGCTTTACTGTACTTATTCCCTGAATGACagtaacgggggggggggggggaaccttgggaaatgagagaaaagggaTCGGAGAAACTAAATCTGCGAGGGAAAAAGGAATTACCAGAGTTTTAGTGGAACAGCCAGCCCCTGcgagctggagctggagggagggaaaaggCTGGGCTTAAGCAACCTGCTATTGGGATTTAGACAAAGGCGGTTTGAGAGGCAGAGGACGACGAGGCGGGATCAGTTGCTAATATCAACATGGGGAGAAAGCCAGCTGCTGGACTCCGGGGGATGACACCGAATCCGATCACCGCGTTTCCTTCAGCGCAGGAATTGCTGGAGTATGTACCAAAATAAGAACTCAGAGAAAAAAGTAAGTTTGGGAAAGGACTTGCAGATTCTGACAGTCTTTGAAATCTTACTCCTCTTGGAGGCATGACTTCATTGATGCGTTTCCTCTTTATAGCTTCTGTCTCTTGTGTAATCATTTTTATCGTGTTCTATGCGTTTCATTTTGGGGGAGAGCAAAGCTTCCAGAGGCTAAATAACTCAGACCCTCTGATGCTGAGTCAAGTTTGCACATCCTCCATCAAAGGCAAAACACCTTTCCTCTGGAGAGACAGACTAACGATCTATGAGAAGTCTTCTTGCAAGGAATACCTGACCCAAAGCCACTATATCACGGTGCCTTTATCTAAAGAAGAAGCTGACTTCCCCTTGGCCTACATCATGGTCATTCATCACAATTTCGATACCTTCGCAAGGCTCTTCAGAGCTGTGTACATGCCTCAGAACGTCTACTGTGTCCACGTGGATGAGAAAGCCACCACTGAATTCAAAGATGCAGTGGAGCACCTCCTGAGCTGCTTCCCGAATGCCTTCCTGGCTTCCAAGACGGAGCCCGTGGTCTACGGCGGGATTTCCAGGCTCCAGGCGGACCTCAACTGCATCAAGGATCTGGCGGCCTCGGCGGTCCCGTGGAAATACGCCATCAACACCTGCGGGCAGGACTTCCCCCTGAAAACCAACAGGGAGATCGTTCAGTATCTGAAAGGGCTTAAAGGGAAAAACATCACCCCGGGGGTGCTGCCCCCCGCTCACGCCATTGGACGGACGAGATACGTCCACCGGGAGCACCTGGGCAAAGAGCTTTCCTATGTGATAAGAACCACGGCGCTGAAACCGCCTCCTCCGCACAATCTCACCATTTACTTTGGCTCTGCCTATGTTGCTCTGTCCAGAGAGTTCGCCACCTTTGTTCTCCAGGACCCTCGGGCTGTGGACTTGCTCCACTGGTCCAAAGACACCTTTAGTCCGGATGAGCATTTCTGGGTGACCCTCAATAGGATTCCAGGTATGTGATTTCCCATTTCACGTGAGGATGAAGTGCAAGGGCTTTTCAAGAGAGCGCTCCTCTTTACTAGAAGGAGAAGACGCAAACTGAAATAGAGAGTTTTCACCCCAATCCTTTCTGAATTTTCAGCGTCTAAAGAATCGTGTTTCCTTGGGTGATAAGGCGATATTTCTAAAAGAGTCAGTGGGTACCGTTTAGCGGTGTTGCATTGCAGTTCATCGTGTTCTTTGGCATTCATCATCTTAGGAAATCAGTTTGataattaaatatgaataaataattccTGTTTCCCGCAACCGGTATTAGCGTTCTCCCTTCCCACGGGAGGGCTTTATCTCCCCCGGATTCATCAGACCTGCTGTAACTCCAGGGCCCTTGGcttggcccctcccccaggctgtcACAATGTCCTCTTTCCAGCCCAATGCCATCAACCCGGAGAAACTGAGGTGACCCCCCCACCCTTTTCCTTCAAAGAGTTTCTGTCCTCTCCTAGAAATATCCTTCTTGCTTATTTACATGGACCTGTTCTTGGCCCTCTGTGCTTGAGCTCCATGAAGTTGAGTCAACGCCTATCTTGCTAACCACTGTATCCTCCATGCATAGAACAtagagtaaatgctcaataaatatgcattcgatgaatgaatgaatgagtgggtgaatgaatgaatgcattgcAAAGCCCGAGGCTCTACTATGGCACCACAGCTGTTTCCCTAAGATCCAGTGAGTGGGGAGATATTTGGACTCGTGCATGTACTGTACCATCGGTGGAGagggttcttaaaaaaaaaaaatccatatttttgtTTAACTTCGGATAAATCATGAAATGCCAGGAGAAGCTCCTTGCTTTCTCCTCGAAACAGTTCTACCTTTACTAATGGCCCGGCCCAGGTCTTTTTAAAACGATATAAAGCACAATAGGCTCTCTTCCGAAGGAAACAGCATGCTTTGGACTCAATGGAAAACACAAACTGGATCGCCGATGAACTTGACACAGCATCATTACAGCAGGAGAAAAGCAATCATTGTACTGGGTTTTGGGGGGCTGCCAAGTTGGAAACAGTGGTAGGTGCTCTCAGGCTGCAGGGCAGGGCCTGCTGGGCGATAAACATGCCAGCATTCTCTGGAAAAGCCCTTGTTTGGTCTCTGAGTCCCAGGGTGACTGGCCTGGTGACCAGGGCTTGCTTGGCATCTGTGCGTTCCCGCTCTCCTGACCCCGTCTACCTGGGCACACTGTCCTTTCTCCGCTTATCAGTTGTTTCCATCGTTGGCCCCCAGTGAGGGAGCCTAAGGTACTTAGAGGCtgcttttcatatttaaatatttattctctttctatTTTCGCTATTCCCTCAAGATTGGACAAGGTTCGGTACCAGCCGTGCGGCTCCGTAGGCAGCATACAGAGATGAAGGCATTTCGTAACTTCCCAAAAACCTGACAGGTGGTTTCTCAACAAAAACATGGGTTTGGGTTCGTGTTAAATGGCTCCGGTTGCCTTGCAGAAGCATGGTCAATCCATGTCAAATTAATTTAAGGTAATCAAGGCGTTCTCTCGTGGTGCCGCGGGCGAAGGAtcgggcgttgtcactgcagcggctcgaatcagttcgatccctggcgctgGGACTTCTGCATACCTCCAattcggccaaaaaaaaaaaaagaaaaagaaaaagggaaggaaaatcaattaaaaaataatcttttaccTCCCACCTCCTCTTTTTCCCCTTAGCCCTTCTCCTTTCCAGACCTAGTGAAATAAACATGGTGGGACATCAagaatgatagattttttttttttttttttttttttttttttgctttttagggcctcagagTTTGGTCTGCGGTGAtcaccctctctctgtctctgtgttggCTTTACTGGGGCCGGTCCTGAATAAAGACCAGCCCTACACGGTGTCAGAGGAGGGAGAGGTACTTGCCGCTCTCAGCAGACACttctgggaggaaagaaaggggttTTCGCTCGTCGTtccagcagcagctcagggagTCCTCGGATTGGTCGGCTTGGTCCAAACCCTTGTCCCTAAACAAATCAGGGTCATGAAGAAAGCTGACAAGCCTCTCTTGGGACGCTACTTCACCCTAAAGCTAGGGCAAGCTACAATGACCTTGGCTCCTCACAGCTATGCTGGGCAGACAGAAGCACAGGCCCAACACACGGTGGTTCCTGGTCCTGCAGGCAGGGGGCTGTCAAGGAGCATCTCCACGGTGATTAGAGGGATGAGATTTAATGAAATATGTAGCTTTCAGCACTTGGGCAATTGTAATTTGGAGAATACTAATCAAATTACTCTTGTggatgggagtttccattgtgcctcggcggtaatgaacccgactagtatccatgaggacttgggtttgatccctggcctcgctcagtgggttaaggatccggcgttgccttgagatgtggtgtaggttgaagattcagctcagaacccacattgctgtggctgtggtgtaggctggcagctgcagttccgattcagcccctagcctgggaacctccatatgctgcaggtgcagccctaagaggtaaaacaaacaaaaaaattactgtcGTGGGAAAGGCATAATCTCAATAAGCATATTTCTCATAAAAACATTAAGAGttctgtagtggtgcagtggttcaggatccagtgttgtcactgctgtggctcagctcactgctgtggtgcaagtttgatccctggcccaggaacttccacatgatgtgggtgtggccaaagaattttaaataactatatttttatctttatttataaatataaatatgtaagtatacaaatacataattattttatatcaatATAAATTTGACTTTATGCAACAtacattcttatttattcttatttttacaataataatgATCATATTTAGACAGTACTTAGTTTGCAAAGGGATTTCTAAcacattatctcctttaattcttATAAGAATCCTATTTAAGAGGACGACTgttgttc from Sus scrofa isolate TJ Tabasco breed Duroc chromosome 7, Sscrofa11.1, whole genome shotgun sequence encodes:
- the LOC102157807 gene encoding N-acetyllactosaminide beta-1,6-N-acetylglucosaminyl-transferase-like is translated as MTSLMRFLFIASVSCVIIFIVFYAFHFGGEQSFQRLNNSDPLMLSQVCTSSIKGKTPFLWRDRLTIYEKSSCKEYLTQSHYITVPLSKEEADFPLAYIMVIHHNFDTFARLFRAVYMPQNVYCVHVDEKATTEFKDAVEHLLSCFPNAFLASKTEPVVYGGISRLQADLNCIKDLAASAVPWKYAINTCGQDFPLKTNREIVQYLKGLKGKNITPGVLPPAHAIGRTRYVHREHLGKELSYVIRTTALKPPPPHNLTIYFGSAYVALSREFATFVLQDPRAVDLLHWSKDTFSPDEHFWVTLNRIPGM